One Dialister invisus DSM 15470 genomic region harbors:
- a CDS encoding MFS transporter, translating to MTVRKNSSAMGFICLMGVVSLFADMTQEGARGIFGAYLGMMGASAAMVGCISGAGELVGYGLRFVTGIIASRSGKYWFMTVGGYALAVLAIPCLAFVPDGNWMMAACFIILGRVGKAIRQPAKSTLLSYAASREGLGKSFAIQEFLDQLGAFLGPVLIFWVLSYYGSQGMETAYGKSFLFLGIPAFLCIAAVILAKIKFPDPEKFEPEVKETKEAHLGFRFKIYMVGTALFAFGFIDFPIVALHAVKSGLAGKAEISLLYAAAMAADAFSALFFGWLYDKYGTVSLVWSTLLSMPFVFFIFMAPSSCWLYAGVLLWGIGMGAQESTLKAAVAAIIPKHERAVGYGIFETGFGVSWFIGSFLLGILYDASILWMAAISALMQAAAVPFFFLTGRQEHKLEA from the coding sequence ATGACAGTCAGAAAGAATTCATCAGCCATGGGTTTTATCTGCCTGATGGGGGTAGTAAGTTTATTTGCCGACATGACGCAGGAAGGGGCACGTGGGATCTTTGGCGCATACCTGGGGATGATGGGGGCATCTGCGGCAATGGTGGGATGTATATCGGGAGCCGGCGAGCTCGTAGGATACGGACTTCGGTTTGTGACCGGTATCATTGCAAGCCGCAGCGGGAAATATTGGTTTATGACTGTCGGCGGGTATGCGCTGGCAGTACTTGCCATCCCCTGTCTTGCTTTTGTACCTGATGGGAATTGGATGATGGCAGCATGCTTTATCATTTTGGGGCGGGTGGGGAAAGCGATACGGCAGCCTGCCAAGAGTACCCTTCTTTCTTATGCCGCATCCCGGGAAGGACTCGGGAAAAGTTTTGCCATTCAGGAGTTTTTGGATCAGCTTGGCGCGTTCCTGGGGCCGGTGTTGATTTTCTGGGTGTTGTCTTATTATGGAAGCCAGGGGATGGAAACGGCTTATGGGAAAAGTTTTTTATTCCTCGGCATACCGGCATTTCTCTGCATAGCAGCAGTTATTTTAGCTAAAATAAAATTTCCCGATCCTGAAAAATTTGAGCCGGAAGTTAAAGAAACCAAAGAGGCACATCTTGGTTTCCGTTTTAAAATTTACATGGTGGGAACCGCTTTATTTGCCTTTGGTTTTATTGATTTTCCGATAGTGGCACTGCACGCGGTGAAATCAGGGCTGGCAGGGAAAGCGGAAATTTCCCTGCTGTATGCGGCAGCTATGGCGGCGGATGCGTTTTCCGCTTTGTTCTTCGGCTGGCTTTATGATAAGTACGGTACCGTATCTCTCGTATGGTCTACATTGCTGTCGATGCCTTTTGTGTTTTTTATCTTTATGGCACCGTCTTCCTGCTGGCTGTATGCCGGCGTTCTTCTTTGGGGTATAGGTATGGGGGCGCAGGAGTCTACACTGAAAGCGGCCGTAGCTGCTATCATACCTAAACACGAAAGAGCGGTGGGGTATGGAATTTTTGAAACGGGGTTTGGTGTATCCTGGTTTATTGGAAGTTTTCTTTTAGGAATTTTATATGATGCTTCTATTTTATGGATGGCGGCAATATCGGCGCTTATGCAGGCAGCGGCAGTGCCGTTCTTTTTCCTGACAGGAAGACAAGAGCATAAATTAGAAGCATGA
- a CDS encoding nitroreductase family protein, whose translation MEFNEVLALRKSVRRYTKEIVSQEDEKAMLDAAMASSVGKHNDGGYNLVVVRDREILDLIAKEEKEETGGGDPLFGAPLLFLICRTKEAVDYLMRYDAGIIAEHIHLKAAELGLGSVILFGFIRHLGENAEYIKKMNLPEGVYPLLGVAVGHGPGSAVKRKDDRHFRILRME comes from the coding sequence ATGGAATTTAATGAAGTGCTCGCTTTGCGGAAATCTGTCCGCCGCTATACAAAGGAAATCGTTTCACAGGAAGATGAAAAAGCCATGCTTGACGCAGCCATGGCTTCATCCGTGGGAAAACATAATGACGGCGGATACAATCTTGTCGTAGTAAGGGACAGGGAAATACTTGACCTTATTGCAAAAGAAGAAAAGGAAGAAACCGGAGGCGGGGATCCGCTTTTTGGTGCGCCCCTGCTGTTTCTGATTTGCCGCACGAAGGAAGCGGTGGATTATCTCATGCGGTATGACGCTGGAATCATTGCGGAGCATATCCATCTTAAAGCGGCGGAATTGGGGCTGGGATCTGTTATTCTCTTTGGCTTTATCCGTCATTTAGGTGAAAACGCGGAATATATCAAAAAGATGAATTTGCCGGAAGGCGTTTATCCGCTTCTGGGAGTCGCTGTCGGACATGGTCCGGGAAGCGCGGTGAAAAGGAAAGATGACAGACATTTCAGGATACTCCGTATGGAATAA
- the dusB gene encoding tRNA dihydrouridine synthase DusB produces MEYPRIGNIQLDGFALLAPMAGVSDLAYRVIARKMGAALTTAEMVSAKGLYYHNEKTKDMLKIAEEEHPVSLQLFGSDPAVMALGAKVMEKAGADIVDINMGCPMQKVVKNGDGSALMKNVTLAAEIISAVTAAVKIPVTIKMRLGWSRDTINAVELAMAAESAGAAAITVHGRTREDFYMGTADWREIKKVVDAVRIPVIGNGDVGDGPAAKALMEETGCAAVAIGRAAWGNPWVFGAVNTYLETGEILPGPSWEERLAMARKHLHGLCVEKGERIAVREMRAHASRYFHGLPKATVLRREIMKALTEEEFGRILTGYEKELGLEEPEV; encoded by the coding sequence ATGGAATATCCACGGATTGGAAATATACAGCTGGACGGGTTTGCCCTGCTGGCCCCCATGGCAGGGGTGAGTGACCTGGCGTATCGTGTCATTGCCCGCAAGATGGGCGCTGCCCTTACAACGGCGGAAATGGTGAGCGCGAAAGGGCTTTATTATCATAATGAGAAAACGAAGGATATGCTGAAGATTGCGGAAGAAGAACATCCCGTATCTCTCCAGCTTTTTGGCAGCGATCCCGCTGTTATGGCACTTGGAGCGAAAGTGATGGAAAAGGCCGGCGCTGATATAGTGGATATCAATATGGGGTGTCCCATGCAAAAGGTCGTAAAGAATGGCGACGGTTCAGCATTGATGAAAAATGTGACGCTGGCAGCGGAGATTATTTCAGCGGTAACGGCAGCGGTGAAGATTCCTGTTACCATAAAAATGCGTCTGGGCTGGTCGCGGGATACGATCAATGCCGTAGAACTGGCAATGGCAGCGGAATCGGCAGGGGCGGCAGCCATTACGGTCCATGGTCGGACACGGGAAGATTTTTATATGGGAACGGCAGACTGGAGAGAAATCAAAAAGGTTGTGGATGCCGTCCGTATTCCTGTTATCGGAAACGGGGATGTGGGGGACGGCCCTGCGGCAAAGGCACTGATGGAGGAAACCGGATGTGCAGCAGTTGCCATCGGCCGTGCGGCATGGGGAAATCCTTGGGTTTTCGGGGCGGTGAATACATATCTGGAAACAGGAGAGATCCTTCCCGGGCCGAGCTGGGAAGAACGGCTTGCCATGGCAAGGAAACATCTGCATGGATTGTGCGTTGAGAAAGGGGAAAGAATCGCGGTCCGGGAAATGCGGGCTCATGCGAGCCGATATTTCCATGGTCTTCCTAAGGCGACCGTACTCCGCCGGGAGATTATGAAAGCACTTACGGAGGAAGAATTCGGACGGATCCTTACCGGGTATGAAAAGGAATTGGGGTTGGAGGAACCGGAAGTGTAG
- the purE gene encoding 5-(carboxyamino)imidazole ribonucleotide mutase encodes MHVGIVMGSDSDLPVMKKAAEVLSGFGVTYDMAIASAHRTPKKLEEFILAQEEKGAACFIAGAGMAAALPGVVASMTLCPVIGVPLSGARLDGMDALFSIVQMPSGIPVATVAIDGAKNAAYLAVEIGAAADRDLYRKYKEYREEMAAEIYRKDEKLQKELK; translated from the coding sequence ATGCATGTAGGTATTGTCATGGGCAGTGATTCCGATCTGCCGGTCATGAAGAAAGCCGCAGAAGTTTTAAGCGGTTTCGGCGTGACATATGATATGGCGATCGCATCTGCCCATCGTACACCTAAGAAGCTGGAAGAATTTATTCTGGCACAGGAAGAAAAAGGGGCAGCTTGCTTTATTGCCGGCGCGGGTATGGCGGCAGCGCTTCCCGGCGTAGTGGCTTCTATGACACTTTGTCCTGTTATCGGTGTACCGTTGTCAGGAGCCAGGCTGGACGGCATGGATGCTTTATTTTCCATTGTCCAGATGCCGTCGGGGATTCCTGTGGCGACAGTGGCGATTGACGGCGCTAAAAATGCGGCGTACCTGGCAGTGGAAATCGGCGCGGCAGCAGATAGAGATCTTTATAGAAAATATAAAGAATACCGTGAAGAAATGGCTGCTGAAATTTATCGTAAAGATGAAAAGTTACAGAAAGAATTGAAATAA
- a CDS encoding transporter substrate-binding domain-containing protein gives MRRSLKIIFALAASAMIIGAFAGCGGEKKDAPKAADAGNKTAVKLVVSSTERPIAWQDEDGKIQGFEYDIWQEVNKNLKDYTLDIKAVPPETQDVMMESGDAKVASGGYYRTPRREKDYIIPNTPIGASSVMIYVLKDNQNKFSNLEDAVKNGKQVPNTPNGGIYKVLTDWNAAHDNLMKEVPIQDGLTVADRLQSLKTGQYDFMVYPDNFGVEETAKAMGIEIVTVGKPIKVNEIVVIVNKKEEKLAAEIDTALKKLTDDGTIARLSEKWYHRNLLDNLKELKK, from the coding sequence ATGAGAAGAAGTCTGAAAATTATTTTCGCATTAGCGGCTTCCGCTATGATTATCGGAGCCTTCGCCGGCTGCGGCGGTGAAAAGAAAGACGCGCCGAAAGCGGCGGATGCGGGAAATAAAACAGCAGTGAAATTAGTCGTATCCAGCACGGAGCGGCCGATTGCCTGGCAGGATGAAGATGGAAAAATCCAGGGATTTGAATATGATATATGGCAGGAAGTAAATAAGAATCTGAAAGATTATACACTGGATATTAAAGCGGTGCCGCCTGAAACGCAGGACGTCATGATGGAATCGGGCGATGCGAAAGTCGCTTCCGGTGGTTATTACAGAACACCCCGCCGCGAAAAGGATTATATCATTCCGAATACGCCCATCGGTGCAAGTTCCGTCATGATTTATGTGCTGAAAGACAATCAGAATAAATTCTCCAATCTGGAAGATGCGGTAAAGAACGGCAAACAGGTACCGAATACACCGAATGGCGGCATTTATAAAGTCCTCACCGACTGGAACGCCGCTCATGACAATCTTATGAAAGAAGTGCCGATTCAAGACGGGCTTACCGTGGCGGATCGTCTGCAGTCCCTCAAAACCGGCCAGTATGATTTCATGGTATACCCGGATAACTTCGGTGTGGAAGAAACAGCAAAAGCGATGGGGATTGAAATTGTGACAGTAGGCAAGCCGATTAAAGTCAATGAAATCGTTGTTATTGTAAATAAGAAAGAAGAAAAACTGGCGGCGGAAATTGACACGGCTCTGAAAAAACTTACTGATGACGGTACTATTGCCCGCCTGTCGGAAAAGTGGTACCACAGAAACCTTCTGGACAACCTGAAAGAATTGAAGAAATAA